The DNA window GTCGCCGCGATGGCGCACCACGTGCTGCACGTCCACGCCGACGACCGGTTCGCCGTGCTGGTCGAGCTGACCGCCGCGCCGGGCCGCACCGTGGTCTTCACGCGCACCAAGCGGGGGGCGAGAACCCTCGCCCGCCGGCTGGTCGCGGCCGGTGTGACCGCTGTCGAACTGCATGGCAACCTGGCCCAGAGCGCGCGCACCAGGAACCTGCGGGCGTTCTCCGCCGGAGAGGTGCACACGCTCGTCGCCACCGACATCGCCGCCCGGGGTATCCACGTTGACGACGTGGCTCTGGTTGTGCACGCCGACCCGCCGGTCGAGCACAAGGCGTACCTGCACCGCTCGGGCCGTACCGCCCGGGCCGGCGCGGCCGGGACCGTCGTCACGCTGATGACCGACGGGCAGGTGCCCGAGGTACGGGAACTGACCCGCAAGGCGGGCATCACGGCGACCACGACCCGGCTGCGCCCGGGTGACGCGCTGCTGCACCAGCTCGCCCCCGGGGAGCGGACGCTGGTCCCCCAGCCGGTACCGCAGTCCGCCGGCCGGCGGCACGAGGCGCAGCCCGCCCACGGCGGCCGGGGCCGACGCGGCGACAAGCCGGCATCGACCACCTCGACACGATCCGCACCGGGATCCGCACCGGCGCGATCCGGTGCGGCGGCGTTCTCCGCCCGGGCTCGGCCGGGCGCTCGCCACGGCGGGCGCTGACCCTACCCGACGGGGCCGAGCACCGAGACCTCGGTGAGTTCGGCGTCCTCGGCGGCGCCCAAGCCGCCTACCTGATAGCTGGTCAGTACCTGCAGCCATCGGTGGGGCAGGTGCCCGCGGCCGGGATCACCGACGAGGACACGCGCGCCGCGGTCGGCGGCGCGGTGCAGGAACCCCAGCATCCGCGCGGCCATCTCGGGGTCGTAGAAGGCGTCGCCGGCGAGGATCACGTCGGCGACGCCGCCATCACCATCGAGCAGATCACCTTCGTCCACCGCCAGCGTGACCGCGTTGGCCGTGGCGTTCATCGCGACGGCCGCCAGCGCATACGGGTCGATGTCGTTGGCGGTCACCTCGGAGGCGCCCGCCCTGGCTGCGGCGATGGCCACCAGACCGGAGCCGGACGCTACGTCGATCATCCGCCGGCCGGCCACCACCTGCGGATGGTCCAGGACGTACCGGGCGAGGGCCTGGGGCGTGGTCATCCCGATTTCCGCACAGGTTTCGGTCGACTGTGACACCTATGGCGGGTATGTGCGAGTGGAGGCCAGATGGGGGACGACCGACAGCTGACCGCTGTGATCATCGACGACCACCCAGCCGTGCTGGCCGGGGTGGCCCACTGGCTATCCTCCGGCGCACCACCGATACGGGTGGCCGCCTCGGGTCATGACGTCCGCGTCGCGTGGCTCGGTGAGGGTGCCCAGGCCGACGTCGTCATCCTCGACCTCCACCTTGGCGGGCCGACCCCGGTGATGGGTGAGCTGCGTAGGCTGGTCACCTGCTCAAGGCCACCAGGGCCGCGGCGGCCGGTCGAGGCTACAACGCGTCGTCCCTGGCGGGCGCGCTCGCCGGCGACCGCACCTCGGCGCACGCAACGGTTTGCCGCCTCGTCAGCGACGTTTTCTCGATGGACGGACGGCGAACTTTAGCACCGCGTTTCACCGGTCCGCCAGGTCAGACACCCGACACCAGGGAAGCTCCGGTGTGGGCAGGAGTCCTTACACGTCCTTTGTCGACGATTACGCCACAGCGGTGTGGCTGGCGACGATACGGCGCATAGGGTCCAAGATTTCCGACTGGTGGTCAGTCAGGAAGAAATGCCCACCGGCGAACACGTGTCGCTGTGGCGGGGTCGCGCATTCCAGCGCCCACCCGGCCGCCCGGTCCAGGTCCACGTGCTCGTCCCCGTCGCCGAGCAGCACATGCACCGGCAGCTCCAGCGGCGACTCGGCCCGGTAGGCGTACCGCTCGGACAGGGCGAAGTCGGCCCGGATACCCGGCAGGATGAGCTCCATCAGCTCCCGGTCCGCCAGCAGTCCGGCCGGGGTGGCCCCCAAAGGCGCGCAACGCCTCGATCAGGCCGGCGTCGTCGAGCTCGTGCCAGCGCTGCCCGATCAGCCGGGTCTGCGGCGCCTCGGCCCCGCTGACCAGCAGCGCCAGCGGATCGGGCGCGCCCCGGCGGCGCAGCTCCCGAGCCACCTCGAACGCCACCAGCGCACCCAGGCTGTGCCCGAACAGCAGGAACGGCCCCGACGCCCGCTCGACGACCGCCGTGGTCAGCTGATCCACCAGCTCCGTGACGTCGTCGAGGGGCGGCTCGTGCAGCCGGGTCCCCCTGGCCGGCATCAGCGCGACCTGCAACGACAGCTCCGGCTCGGCCATCGCCTGCCACTCAAGGAACGACGCGGCGATGCCACCGGCATGCGGGAAGACGAAGACCTGCGCATCGCCGGTGGACCGCGCCACCGACCCGAACCAGCGGGTCGCGCCGCCCGCACTCTCCAGGGCCATGACCGCGAGCATAGGTCAACCAGGCAGCGGAGCCGCCCAGGCCGTGATCCCCGTGCGCCGACCCGACACTGGCCGCTCGGCGCTGTCGCTCTCGTACTGCCGCTCACGGGAGCTCTACCGTCCCGTACCGGGTCCGGGTGGCTCCGGTGCTCAGCGCCCAGTAGCGGTCGCCGAACGACCAGTGCCACCATTCGGTCGGGTAGTTGACCATGCCGGCGGACGAGAGCGCCCGGGCGAGGACGTCGCGGTTGGTGCGGGCCTGCGGGGTGATGTCGGGTGACCCGGTGTAGCAGGCGTTGGCGCTGTCCACCGGGGTCCCACTCCGGGTACCTGCGGCGCAGTTCGTCCTGGTAGCTCTCGAGGTAGGTCGTCTGCAGGCTGAGCGGCCGATACCCCTCGATGATCAGCACCGCAGCCCCCGAGGCAGGGTCCGCTGGGCGGCGAGCAAGCGCTGGACCGTTGCCTCACGGAGGTGCGCGTAGGCCCCGGCCTCGTCGGCCAGGCGATCGTCTACCCGAAGTTCCGCAACCTGGCGCACGTCGACCAGGGCTTCCCCGTTGTCGCCCAGCGGGATGGCCGAGATTCGTCGATCGGACAGCAGGATCATGAGCGGCACCGCCCGGCGTCGGCGAGGTGTCGCGCGGCGACGACGACGCGGATGCCGCGGAGACGTGCGGCGGTGCAGACGGCCATCAGCAGGCCGCCGGAGAGGGAAAGACGGCGAGGCGCGGCCGCAGCGCGCCCTCGATCAGGATGTCCAGCAGCGCCGAGAAGCCGATCCCGGCCCGCTGCCAGATCTGCGGGTACTGGGAGGCGGCGGTGAATCCGGGGAAGGTGTTGACCTCGTTGATCACCAGCTCCCGGGAGTCTCCGGCCCACCCGGTGGTGCCGGGGTCGAGCTGGGCCGGAATGTGGAAGACGGCGCCGTCGTCGTACTTGGCGTCGTAGTCGAAGAAGGAGGCGGTCGCCACCTGTATCTCCAGCGGCGGCCCGGCCTCGACGCGACCGTCGGGGTGCTGGAGGACGCCGACGTCGATCTCGCGCCCGCGCACGGCGCGTTCGACGAGAACCTTCGCGTCGCTCTCGCGCGCGAGCCGCAGGGCGGCGGGCAGGTGCGCCCATCGTTCGACCTTGGAGACGCCCAGGCTGGAGCCGGCCCGGGCCGGTTTGACGAAGACCGGCAGTCCCAGTCGCTCCTGATCCCGCGACGACAGCTCCTCGTGGGGGCGCAGCGTCACCCCGGCGGCCACGCGCAGGCCGTCGGCGGCGAGGAGCTTCTTCGTGACCGGCTTGTCCATTCCCGCGGCGCCGGTGAAGACACCGTTCCCGACGAACGCGACGCCGAGCCACTCCAGCATCGACTGGACGGTGCCGTCCTCACCGTACGGGCCGTGCAGCGCCGGGAACACCACGTCCTGGTCGCCGAGGGTCCGCAGCGCCTGCGCGAACGTGGCCCGGTCGCCGTTCACCCGCCACTGGCCGTCCCGCTCGATCAGCACCTCGGTCACGTCGTACGTGTCGCGGTCGAGATGGGTCAGGATGCTTTCCGCCGAGCGGCGGGAGACGTCGTGTTCCCCGCTGCGCCCACCGAACAGCACCGCCAAACGAACATCGCCGATAGTGTTCTCAACCGCACTGTCCGTTCATCTTGAAGGGTTCTGCCATGGCCTCTGGTCATCGGCGGCTGTCGCGAACTGTCGCCGCGCTGCTCCTCCTCGCCGGGATGACCCTCCCCGCCGATCCCGCCGAGGCGGCGAAAAGGGGTCCGGACCTCACGGTCGACGCGTCCGGGACAAGGCTCCCGTTGGGGGTCGGGAGAAAGGTCGCCTATCTGAAGGTCAGCAACCTGGGAAACGAGACCCCGAACGAGGTCACCGTCGACGTCCACCAGCCACCGGGTGACCCCATGCCGGTCGCGCTGCTGTGGCATTCAGGGGGTGCAGGCGAGTGTGACGGCGATTTCGGCGGCTTCTACTGCCGGCTGTCGCCAGAACTGATTCCGGGGCCTGGCGAAACCGTCGACATTCCCATCGACGCAACTGTCTACACGACCGAGGAGCCTTACGAAGGCAGGTTCGAAGCGTCGGTGAGGATCGAGTCGGGTAAGGACGCGAATCCGGCGAACAACACCAAGTGGTTCCCGCTTGAGCTGGTCGACCAGCCCAGCGCCGACCTCTCGTTGGTCGCCCGGGACGTGAAGCAGTCGGTACGGGTCGGCGGCGACGGCACGCCCGAGTCCACCGGGACGCTGAACCCGGGTGAGACGGGTGCGGTGCGGTACACCATCGCCAACCAGGGCCGGAAGGCGGTCAGCGGCGTGCGGGTCACGCTGCACCTGCCCAAGGGGGCGACCTTCACCAGGCCGCCGACGCAGTGTGTCCTCGCCGACGCCGCGCGCTCGGCGGTCTGCACCTACGAGGACCTCACGCTCGTTCCCGCCGCCGAGGACACCGATCCGAACGACACGATCTACTCGGCGGTCGAGCTGTACAACCTCGTGACGACTGCGGCCTCCGCCGCCGCGCCGGCAACGTTGAGGGACGGAACCGTGCAGGTCGAGGGCCTGGCCGAGCAGTCGACGGACGTCCGTTCCAAGCCTGCGCGGACCGAACTGCCCGCGAACGCCATCGCCGTACCGGCGGCCGACGTGGACCACAGTGACAATCGGGACGGGTTCGCCGTAGTGCTGGCCGCGAAGAGCGGCGGCGATGGTGGCGCCGGCGGCGGTGATGGTGACGGCGGGTTGCCGGTCACCGGGCCGCAGGCCGGGCTGATCGGCGGAATCGGCCTCGCCGCGCTGGCGGCCGGAGGCATGCTGTTCCTCGTTGCCCGGCGTCGCCGGACAATCCTGGTCACCCCCGAGGACGAGAGGCCAGCAGCCTGATCTGTCCCCTATCGGCCGGTGCGGACCCCCGTCCACGTACGGGCGGGATGGGAAACCATCCCGCCCGTCGCTGAGTCTGATGTGGGACAACAGACATGTCGCTCCGGCCGATGCGTCGTCGCTGGCCCGCCTGATGATCTGGACCGGAGAGATGTGACCGATCGACACCGGCCACGTAGACGGGGCGCCCGGACAAGTAGCGCGGTCCGGCAGGCTGAAGGGATGTCTCGTAACCCGGTGAGGGGTCAGCTCACCCTCCGGTCGCGACTGCTGCGACAGCGGCGTGTGGCCGATGAGTGCCGTCGCTGGGCCGCTGCAGGCGCTCAACCTCCGCGAAGCCAGCTCGCGTCAGTCGCTCCGAGAACTCGTCGAGGGGCCAGCGATAGGCGGTCACGACCTTGTGGTCGAAGGCCGCGACCTCGTCACCGTCGAAGAGGCCGAGCACCAACGTTCCGGCCGGGACCATTGCTCGCCGGAACTCGGCGAGCACGCCGTCGAGATCTTGCGGCGGTAGGTGGATCAACGAGTACCAGGCCAGGATGCCGGCGATGGAGTGGTCGGCGACGGCGAGAGTTTCCATCGACCCGAGTTGGTACCTGCCGCCCGGGTGGGCCGCCTGCGCGTGGGCGATGAACTCGGGAACCATGTCGATTCCTGTGGCGTCGACGCCCAGCGATCGAAGGTGATCGGTGATGTGGCCGGGCCCGCAACCCAGGTCGAGTACCGTGCCAGGTCGGCCCGCCAGGTGCCGCCCGATGAAGGCGAGGTCGTCGGCGTGTACCTGCTGGCTGGTACCGAACAGCCCGATGTAGAGCTCTGCGACGGCCGCATACGCCTGCCGGACCCGCGCCATGTTCACCGCGTGACTGTATGAGGTCCCGAATCGACAGAACAAGCCCCGGGGCCGGCGCGGAAAGCAGGTCGTCCCTTGCGGTGCCCGCGTCAACGCCGGTGAAGTTCCGACTCCAGCCGCCGGATGAGGGTCTTGCGGGCCCGGCCGCCACGCTCCCGCCGCAGTGCCGCCCTGAGCTGGTCCGCGTCCAGGCCGCGGACGAGTCTCGTGGCCTCGGCGACCGGCACGTCCGCCAGCCGCTCGGCCGCCGTCGCGTCTCTGCGCGCCCGTTTGGCCGGTGCCGTGTTGGCGACGTACTGCTTGCCGGATTTGGATGCCTGCCGCTTCTTGGTGTCGGTCGCGCGCCGTTCCTCCTCGGAGAGCTCTTCCCATGCCTGCGCGGGCAGGTATCGGCTCGTCTCACCGTTCCTGCGCGCCCGGGTGGAGCCCTCCCTCGTCTGCCAGTCCTCGGCGCCCCAGCGTTGCAGGGACCGCTGCCGCTCGTCCTTGGGTCCCTGGTAGCCCCCGCCGCGCCTCTCGTACTCCTTGGTCAGCAGCTGTGACTTGCGTGCCGACCACTGCCCCCGCTTGCCGCCCTTGTCGGACGCCCTGATTTCGTTCTTGATCTGCTCTCTGAGTTCCGGCTTCGTGTACCGCGCCATGACATGCCGGTACCCGGTGCGAAGCGGGGTGAACACGTGCGGGACCGCGCACTTTTCAACCACCCGTAGCTGGGACACGTACTTGTGCAGTTGGGCGACGGCGGTGGGGGCGGCTGCTCGCCCCCCAGAGCACGGACACCGGCCGCTCGGTCAGGACGACATGGTTGGCCCGCAGAGCACGCGGCGGGAGACCCGGTCAGCCCCGCCGGCAGCGGTAGGCCAACCGAACACCGGCCTGCACGGGCGACGGTTCGATGATGTTGACGGTGGCGGTCTCGGTGGTGGCGCCGACCCCGCTGAACGTCCACTTCAGGGTGAGGGTGGCGCTCCGCTGCCCCCGGCCGACCCGCTCGGTGAGCAGGGCGCCCGGCGGCGCGTCCGAGCGAAGCCACTGGTAGCGGATCGTCCCGCCCCTGCCGTTGGTCCGCACGGTGGCGACCACGTCGACGGTGACGTCGCATCGGTTACCGGCCGGCCGCGGCACCGCTACCGTGACTCCCTCCACCTCGAGCGGGCTGAGCCGCTCAAACAGGTAGAGCCCGACCACGGCGACCAACGCGAGGGTCAGCAGCGTGGAGAGCACCGAGACCCCTCGGCGCCACAGCGGGCGCGGGCGGCTCGCCGGGGCCGTGGCAGGCCAGGCGGGGGCGCCCGGTGGGGTGGCCGGCACGCCGGGTCCGAAGCGCACCTCGCCGCTCGGCGCCTGCTGGGCCGGGCCACCTGCGGCCGGCACCTGCGCCGACCGCTGGGTACGCGCGTCGGTCGTCCCGCCGTATGTGGCGGTGGCCGGCCTGGTAGCAGAGGTGTCGGGCGCGCCGAACCGCGTGGTGGCGGCGTCCGCCGCACCGAAGCTGATGGTCCGATCGGTCGCGCCGGAGCGCATGGTCGGCTCGGCCGCCCCTGGGTACGCGGTCCGGCCGGTCGCGTCGAGGTGGACGGTCGCGGTGGATCCGGCGTCGCCGAGCGCCACGGTACGGTCGAGGTCGAGGGTCGCCCCCGGGTCGGCGGCCGGCGACATCGCCCGGGTGGGCAGTGCCTCGGTGGGCTCCTCCGGCCGGGTCACGCGAACCCTCTCCAGCTCGGGGCGACGGTGTGGGCAGCGGGCACGTCGTACTCCTCAGCCGGGGGTGCAGTAGTTGTAGAGGGTCACGTACACCGTCGAGGAGGTGGCGGTGTTGCCGGCGGCGTCGACGGCGGTGACGCGGATGGGGATGCGGGTGGTCAGTTTCGGCATCGGTAGCGGACCGAGGGTGCCCTGGAAGCCGCCCCGCCGGGCCGGGCTCATCGGGACGGTGGAGGTGACGTTCTCCAGGGT is part of the Micromonospora olivasterospora genome and encodes:
- a CDS encoding class I SAM-dependent methyltransferase — protein: MNMARVRQAYAAVAELYIGLFGTSQQVHADDLAFIGRHLAGRPGTVLDLGCGPGHITDHLRSLGVDATGIDMVPEFIAHAQAAHPGGRYQLGSMETLAVADHSIAGILAWYSLIHLPPQDLDGVLAEFRRAMVPAGTLVLGLFDGDEVAAFDHKVVTAYRWPLDEFSERLTRAGFAEVERLQRPSDGTHRPHAAVAAVATGG
- a CDS encoding M15 family metallopeptidase: MDSANACYTGSPDITPQARTNRDVLARALSSAGMVNYPTEWWHWSFGDRYWALSTGATRTRYGTVELP
- a CDS encoding DEAD/DEAH box helicase; translation: MAARRPRQTTSSNCPTFADLGVPDALNRVLAAAGVERPFPIQAATLPDALAGRDVLGRGRTGSGKTYAFVLAVLTRLAATSAPRRAGRPRALILAPTRELATQIDSVMAPLAQALSLRTMTIFGGVAARPQIAGLRAGVDVLVACPGRLADHVEAGNAHLDAVEITVLDEADHMADLGFLPTVRRLLERTPRGGQRLLFSATLDAGVDVLVRRFLTDPVVHSVDSTLSPVAAMAHHVLHVHADDRFAVLVELTAAPGRTVVFTRTKRGARTLARRLVAAGVTAVELHGNLAQSARTRNLRAFSAGEVHTLVATDIAARGIHVDDVALVVHADPPVEHKAYLHRSGRTARAGAAGTVVTLMTDGQVPEVRELTRKAGITATTTRLRPGDALLHQLAPGERTLVPQPVPQSAGRRHEAQPAHGGRGRRGDKPASTTSTRSAPGSAPARSGAAAFSARARPGARHGGR
- a CDS encoding class I SAM-dependent methyltransferase; this translates as MVAGRRMIDVASGSGLVAIAAARAGASEVTANDIDPYALAAVAMNATANAVTLAVDEGDLLDGDGGVADVILAGDAFYDPEMAARMLGFLHRAADRGARVLVGDPGRGHLPHRWLQVLTSYQVGGLGAAEDAELTEVSVLGPVG
- a CDS encoding thioesterase II family protein, producing MELILPGIRADFALSERYAYRAESPLELPVHVLLGDGDEHVDLDRAAGWALECATPPQRHVFAGGHFFLTDHQSEILDPMRRIVASHTAVA
- a CDS encoding D-alanine--D-alanine ligase family protein — translated: MAVLFGGRSGEHDVSRRSAESILTHLDRDTYDVTEVLIERDGQWRVNGDRATFAQALRTLGDQDVVFPALHGPYGEDGTVQSMLEWLGVAFVGNGVFTGAAGMDKPVTKKLLAADGLRVAAGVTLRPHEELSSRDQERLGLPVFVKPARAGSSLGVSKVERWAHLPAALRLARESDAKVLVERAVRGREIDVGVLQHPDGRVEAGPPLEIQVATASFFDYDAKYDDGAVFHIPAQLDPGTTGWAGDSRELVINEVNTFPGFTAASQYPQIWQRAGIGFSALLDILIEGALRPRLAVFPSPAAC